TTGGTAGTAGCCCCGATTGGCACTCCACCGAAAGAGGGTAGGCCTATCATGGCTTGGGGGCATGGGACTACTGGCGCTGCACAAAATTGCGGCCCTTCACAAGTTCTTAATCCAACAGCACCCCTCAATGAATACTTTTTAGTTGGCGGAAATTCTTGGACGGATTACGGCATCCCTAGTATTGAAGAATTTATCAAAGACGGATATGTAGTAGTTGCAACGGATTACCAAGGCCTGGGTGGTGGAGGCGAGCATCAATATGCTTTAGCAGCAACCAATGCCATGGATATGATTGATTCGGCTAGAGCTGCTAGTGCCTTAAAGGAGGCTGGCGCCGGTAAGAAGACGATTATCTATGGTTGGTCGCAGGGTGGTGGCGCTGTAGTTGCTGCAGCAAGCATGCCAGAATACATCTCCAAAAAGGGAACAATTGCCGATGGCATTGAGCTCGTTGGCGTGGTTGCCTTGGCTCCAGATGATATTGCCATCATGATGCCCAACTCAACAGTAGATGAAGTGAGCGCACAAAAATCATTAAGTGGAATCGTTAAGATGTTCACTGGCAATGTTTTTGATTTTTCACATATGGCAATGAGTATGTGGGGTGTGAGGGCTGGTAATCCAAATCTAAAACTCACCGATATCTTTACAACTGACGGCGCTAAAGTACTGGATGAGGTTATCCGAAACAAATGTATGCATGCTGTGGCAGATACACTGAATTTCAATTACAGCAGCCAATACAAAACATTATTAAAAGATCAATTCACCAATTCTCTTGAGTGGACAAAAGCCATGGTCAAGGGCAGCGTGAATCCTGAAAAACCTATTGCACCGGTAGTGATTTATTGGGGTAATAAGGACACCACGAATCCCCCAATCATGGGTAAGCTCTATCAGGAGCAGATGTGTAAATTAGGAGGCAATGTTAATAGGGTTGAGTTGCCGGGCGAC
This region of Polynucleobacter sp. JS-JIR-II-50 genomic DNA includes:
- a CDS encoding lipase family protein; its protein translation is MKKMTPISTLVLTLGTALSILSTAVYADPPVPPFYEEVIKMSPDGKLGQILKKEKIKTSVQGAQAWKIAYVTSDVGGRKHLATGLVVAPIGTPPKEGRPIMAWGHGTTGAAQNCGPSQVLNPTAPLNEYFLVGGNSWTDYGIPSIEEFIKDGYVVVATDYQGLGGGGEHQYALAATNAMDMIDSARAASALKEAGAGKKTIIYGWSQGGGAVVAAASMPEYISKKGTIADGIELVGVVALAPDDIAIMMPNSTVDEVSAQKSLSGIVKMFTGNVFDFSHMAMSMWGVRAGNPNLKLTDIFTTDGAKVLDEVIRNKCMHAVADTLNFNYSSQYKTLLKDQFTNSLEWTKAMVKGSVNPEKPIAPVVIYWGNKDTTNPPIMGKLYQEQMCKLGGNVNRVELPGDNTHFTTPGSSKQLYLPWIKDRLAGKPAINNCAQAAQLAS